The sequence AGGATCGAGTCCGGATCTCCGCGCCCGGCCCGCTCGCGCGCCTTGATGGCCGCCCACTCTTCCCGCTCGCCGCCGTAGAGGTGCGGGTGCCTCCGGCGCATCTTTTGCTCGACGGCGCGCACCACGTCGTCGCGGCCGAAGGCGCCCGCCTCCTCCGCCATCACGACCTGGAAGGCCACGTTCAGCAGCAGGTCGCCCAGCTCGTCACGCAGCGAGGCGGCGTCGCCGGCCGCGATGGCGCGGGCGGCCTCGTGCGCTTCCTCGAGCAGGTAGGGCTGCAGCGAGAGCGGCGTCTGCGCCGCGTCCCACGGGCAGCGGGCGCGGAGGAACGCGGCCAGCGCCAGGGCGCGGTCCAGCGTGCCGCCGGAGTGCGGCCCGGGAGGCGGGTTTTCGGCTTGCGACGGGTTCACAGGCGGCCTAGAATACCGGTGTCGTGTCCGATCCGTCAACCGCGGTTTCGAGGGCCTGGGTCGAGGTGGACCTGGGCGCGCTGGGGGAGAACCTGCGCCAGGTGCGGAACGCCGCGCCCGGCGCGGGCGTCGTTCCCATGCTGAAGGCCGACGCCTACGGCCTGGGCGCCGCGCAGGTGCTCCGCGCCGTCCTGGCCGAATTCGCGCCCGACGGCCCCTGGGCCATCGGCGTGGCCGCCGTCAGCGAAGGCGAGGCGCTCCGCGCGCTGGGGTGGGCGGGGCGCGTGCTGGTCTGCGCCCCCGTGGCCCCCGGCGAGGAGCGGCGCGCGGCGCTGGCCGGCCTCACCCTTTCCATCTCCGCGCTCGACGCGCTGGACCGCTGGGCCGCGGCGGCGCGCGACACCGGCCGGAGCGTGAGCTTCCACACCGAGATCGACACGGGGATGGGGCGCGCGGGGCTCCCCGCCGGCGCCGCGGGCGAATGGGGCCCCGCGGTCGCGGAGCGGTCGGGGGATCTTATCGCATGGGAAGGGTGTTTTACGCACTTCCATTCCGCGGACGAGCCGGACCTGGGCCCCACCGAGGCCCAGGTCCGCCTGTTCCGGGCGGCGCTGGCGGAGCTTCCGCCGGAGCCGGAAGGCGCGCCCCGGAGGGTGGTCCACTGCGCCAACAGCGCGGCGGCGCTCCGCCGGGGCGGGTTCGGGATGGACCTGGTGCGCCCGGGGATCTTCCTCTACGGCGGCCAGGCCGGGGTGGAGACGCATCCGGCGCCCGTCGCCTCTGTCCGCGCCCGCGTGGTGCGGGTGGCCGACGCGCCGCCGGGGGCCACGGTGGGCTACGGCGCCACGTACCGCTCGCGTGGGCCGGAGCGCTGGGCCACGCTGGCCATCGGCTACGGCGACGGGCTCCGGCGCGCGCTGGCCACCGCGGGCGGTGAGGCGCTGCTCCACGGGCGCCGCGTGCCGGTGATCGGCCGCATCTCGATGGACGTGACCGTGGTCGACGTGACCGGCGTCCCCGGGGTTTCCGCCGGCGACGTGGCGACGCTGGTCGGCCGCGATGGAGACGACGAGATCCGGGTGGACGAGGTGGCCGCCCGTGTGGGCACCATCAGCTACGAGATCCTGACCGGGCTGGGCCCGCGCCTGCCGCGCGTGTACCGCGACGGGCCCGGGCCAAAACCTTAGACGCAGCACCGAATGCCGTTCCTGAACGTCCGCGCGCGGGCCGTGCTCGCGCTCCTTCCGCTGCTGGCGGCGGCTGCCTGCAAGGACACCACGCCCACCCTGTCGGGCGACGAGTTCTTTCCGGGCGGCGGCCGGCCGGTGACCCTCGAGGCGATCATCCCCGCCTCGCAGTTCCTGCAGACCATCGGCTCGTTCGCGGGCTTCGAGAGCGGGCACACCTTTCCCGAGCAGCTGGTGGCCAACCAGTACCAGGGCGTGCTGAACGCGCACGCGCTGGACCGGTTCGGCTTTCCCGACTCGCTGGTCTTCAGCCAGGACGGCTCCAGCAAGACCGACACGCTGTTCGGCGTGCGGAGCGCCCGGCTGGTGCTGACCATCGACACGCTGGGCAGCGCGCTGGCCGGGAGCACCACCATCCAGGCGTTCGAGCTGGCCCAGCGCTACGACGCGCTGACCGCCACCTGGGACTCGGCGTTCAACACCGACAGCACCAGGGTGCTGTGGACGCAGCCCGGCGGCACGGTCGGCGCGCTGCTGGGCCAGGGTACCTACACGCACGCCGCGGGCGACTCGGTGGTCATCGCGCTGGACTCGGCCACGGCGGCGCGCATCCGGCCGGACTCGTTTCCCGGGGTGCTGCTGGCGGTGAACAGCGGGAAGCGGCTGCAGATCGCCAGCACGGTGCTGCGGCTGGCGGCGCGCCCCAGCAACGCGGTGCGCGACACCACCATCACGGTGAACGTGAACGCCAGCGAGCAGGCCTTCGTGTTCACCCCCCAGCCGCCCACGCCGGCGGGAAGCTGGCTGGCCGGCGGGGTGACCGCGGCGCGGACGCTGTTCAGCGTGGACCTGGACCAGCCGCTTCCCGGCTGCGCGGGCCCCACGGCGTGCGCCACGGTGCGGCTGAAGGACGTGCAGCTGAACCGGGTGTCGCTGCTGCTGAAGCCGCTGC comes from Longimicrobium sp. and encodes:
- the alr gene encoding alanine racemase translates to MSDPSTAVSRAWVEVDLGALGENLRQVRNAAPGAGVVPMLKADAYGLGAAQVLRAVLAEFAPDGPWAIGVAAVSEGEALRALGWAGRVLVCAPVAPGEERRAALAGLTLSISALDALDRWAAAARDTGRSVSFHTEIDTGMGRAGLPAGAAGEWGPAVAERSGDLIAWEGCFTHFHSADEPDLGPTEAQVRLFRAALAELPPEPEGAPRRVVHCANSAAALRRGGFGMDLVRPGIFLYGGQAGVETHPAPVASVRARVVRVADAPPGATVGYGATYRSRGPERWATLAIGYGDGLRRALATAGGEALLHGRRVPVIGRISMDVTVVDVTGVPGVSAGDVATLVGRDGDDEIRVDEVAARVGTISYEILTGLGPRLPRVYRDGPGPKP
- a CDS encoding MazG nucleotide pyrophosphohydrolase domain-containing protein, yielding MNPSQAENPPPGPHSGGTLDRALALAAFLRARCPWDAAQTPLSLQPYLLEEAHEAARAIAAGDAASLRDELGDLLLNVAFQVVMAEEAGAFGRDDVVRAVEQKMRRRHPHLYGGEREEWAAIKARERAGRGDPDSIL